A stretch of Mya arenaria isolate MELC-2E11 chromosome 14, ASM2691426v1 DNA encodes these proteins:
- the LOC128217408 gene encoding homeobox protein otx5-like produces the protein MSAFLGHTAVEAAADGMEGVRRRRTRTVFSRATVEILEAEFAANRYPDVRLREQLAQEAEVTEARVQVWFQNRRARENRRKRQVAFQETCEVAEQTTKRRRRNTEEEVPPSATDVQHRVTSSTNASSENASSKQHLYQPWSQESVCRVTSSSACSPYPTSEYQGPPSAADDFLENTDDIVERLFRFSAGGRRTHAKIHNKIVMQPYSDLSSSVLDLSVAESRGSDDEERLTGPCVVEEVWKNVLPDSTCSDWNTSY, from the exons cCGCGGCAGACGGCATGGAGGGCGTGAGGCGACGAAGGACGCGGACGGTGTTCTCCCGGGCGACCGTGGAGATCCTCGAGGCCGAGTTTGCTGCTAATCGTTACCCTGATGTCCGCTTGCGCGAGCAGCTTGCCCAGGAAGCGGAAGTCACGGAGGCAAGGGTGCAG GTCTGGTTCCAGAACCGGCGCGCGCGCGAAAACCGACGAAAGCGGCAGGTGGCGTTCCAGGAAACTTGCGAGGTAGCCGAACAGACGACAAAACGTCGCAGACGCAACACCGAG GAGGAGGTGCCACCGTCCGCAACGGACGTGCAACACCGAGTGACGTCATCTACAAACGCCTCAAGCGAGAACGCCTCCagcaaacaacatttataccagCCCTGGAGCCAGGAATCTGTATGCCGTGTGACCTCATCATCCGCATGTAGCCCTTACCCAACAAGCGAATACCAGGGGCCTCCCTCTGCGGCAGACGACTTTCTGGAGAACACAGACGACATCGTGGAGCGTTTGTTCCGGTTCAGCGCAGGTGGAAGACGCACGCACGCCAAAATCCACAACAAGATCGTGATGCAGCCCTACTCCGACCTTTCGTCTTCTGTACTTGACCTCAGTGTGGCCGAGAGTCGAGGATCAGACGACGAAGAACGCCTGACCGGACCTTGTGTCGTTGAAGAGGTGTGGAAGAATGTGCTTCCAGATAGCACGTGCAGTGATTGGAACACTTCCTATTGA